ATCAGGTTCTAGGACTACCATCATCTCAAAGGATTTTGCTTTTTTCCCATTCTGATTTTCACCACCTTCACACTCCATATCCTCATCCCTCAGAGTTATTTTCCTCTTCCCCATTCTTGTTTGATTACTCAGTTGTCTATTCAGCTCTCTTAAGGGTCTTCTAGTTTTGATGGGAGAATACACCTTTCTGTTCAATCTTTTTGTTTGTTTACTGACTGCCTCCTAGACTCTTTCATTGTCATTACTAGTCTCCTAAATCAGTAAACCTCTCTCATGTTCTCCCTCTAATAATCCAAGCTTAGCAGCAATAGATGCTTCTAATGTGTTATCCTCCTCCATCTCAGCAGTTTCCTCCACTGATAAAGTCTTGGCATCTTCTATACCCTTTGTTTCCACCTGTTCAACTTGTGTTCCTTCACCTTGTATCGGATGATCTTGTTGATTTTGGGAGCTGCCTATATGCACTAGGCTCTGAGAGGGGGGGGGAGGGCTTGATCAGTAACGTTTGTTTCTTTAAAAGTTTACATGTTttgcaaaactgaaaatttgccTATCAAACCTGGTTTAACACTGGTCTTTGAAAAATGATAACTCTTGATAGAGACCTTTGCTTTGTGTGAAACTTGGCTTGTTTGaaaccaaaaataatttgaaactagaaataGTTTACGTGGTTAAAATTTAGAAGTCCTTTTGACAGATTACTGCATGAGGTTTAGGTTAGATTTAGAAAATAAAGCTTTCTAAACTTTGAATTATGATCTTCTTGAAAGTAGTAGTATTTTGAGTTTAGTTTCTGACAATATCTTTAGTTTTCTGATACGAGTTCTAGATTGTGAGATatgaaatttttctaaaatatggtcattttgaaaatctgttttgaacttGTTAATATTATAAGAGACCAAGGACAAGGTCATTAGAGCTCAAGGGAACCTAGAATAGTTTAATAGAATTTAAAATGATCTCTTATTCATTGATTGTGTAATTGTTTAGGTTAAGATTTgaaagttgaaagaaaaaaaaaatcaaggaaaTCCAGTATAAAGATACACGAAGTTTATTTCTCTAGTCTTTCGAAAAAAAAATGTGCAACAAAGTAATGATAAATAGTACACCAAATGACTCTATGAAAAATAGTACACTGTATAAAGCAATTGCTTATACCTTGTATAAACAAAATAGCACTTGCAGATTTAGCAAAAATAGCACACATCAAGAAACAGTTCCCCCAACTCGTTGCTGGATCGTTCCATCACTAACAAGATAGGATGAGTTAATGATCAGTCCCACTGAAGTTTATTGACAGTAATTCCTCCATCGACAGCTATAATCTGTCCTGTTATGTAGGAAGCAGCTGGGAGACAAAGGAAAGCTACCAGGGCTGAAACTTCTTCTGGTTTCCCAATTCGATTCAGTAAAGTTCTTGATTCCACTCTCTTCATATTTTCTTCATAAATGAGAGTATTATCTTTTCCTACTGAGGTTCTAATAGTTCCAGGCGCAACACAATTGACACGAATGTTATCTTCAGCCCATTCACAAGCCAAACTCTTGGTAAGAAAATTCATTGCACCTTTAGATGGTGTCACGATAGAGAAACCTCGCGCATTGACAAAACCTGCAACAGAAGAAATGAACACGACGTTTCCCATCCCAGATGCTTTCAGGAGAGGACAAGCAAGTTGGGAAAAATGGTAACAAGATTCAAAATTTGTAGACATCACAAAATCATAATCTTCAGTGGTAAGTTCTTCGATGGGCTTAATT
This Coffea arabica cultivar ET-39 chromosome 3e, Coffea Arabica ET-39 HiFi, whole genome shotgun sequence DNA region includes the following protein-coding sequences:
- the LOC113736091 gene encoding tropinone reductase homolog At5g06060-like; amino-acid sequence: MSGFAENSSRWSLSGTTALVTGGTRGIGRAIVEELAQFGATVHTLSRNEAELNERLQEWSSKGFKVTGSVCDASSRAQRIQLVEKVSSIFNGKLNILVNNVGSGGIIKPIEELTTEDYDFVMSTNFESCYHFSQLACPLLKASGMGNVVFISSVAGFVNARGFSIVTPSKGAMNFLTKSLACEWAEDNIRVNCVAPGTIRTSVGKDNTLIYEENMKRVESRTLLNRIGKPEEVSALVAFLCLPAASYITGQIIAVDGGITVNKLQWD